The Deltaproteobacteria bacterium genome has a window encoding:
- the pilQ gene encoding type IV pilus secretin PilQ, producing MIQPLRLTVYTVGVAVLATAGAAHAAALNVVRGLDVSRTGDETVVSIDGSQSPIYTVFKLENPRRVVVDLAGSDLSAVQGTAAGKGSVKEVAASQFSDGKQSVGRVVIALEEDARYDVAADGNKVVVKVGDHGAPAAPKVEAPKAEAPKADATPAPVEKPAAAPQPAEKPAVADAAAPQDSADPHLVRHEVLAKTVEHPASRVLGAKVTQKKGSTRLDIATDNAVGTYELLELRDPSRLAIDIKGVKGGAKLNVAAAGPIKDVRAGKQTDGLRLVVDTEELAPGSYHIERTHKGLAVVFGAPVEVASATVAAPAPVASGATTAPSKPVAVRDVAFKGDDSKADVAITVPHGTAYELTHPDAHTAVLTIRGAQLPGGLERSLDTSAFGGPVKMVSSFNAKTPGEVQLVATLDGEVSDAVTETAHGLRWAFAGSSEPEMMLDGEKVDLTDGVARAAGMQSEAPAYALSSAPRKPKYTGRRVSFEFKDIDIHNLLRIIAEVSKKNIIVGDDVTGKVTIRLRNVPWDQALDVILKTKNLDKEETGNIIRVVKAEQLAAERKAAADRRQQGEESGELKLRLIPVNYADAGEMQDRVKDLLSKRGSVTVDKRTNVLIVKDIADSLARVEGLVRTLDLQTPEVLIEARIVEANSTFSRELGIQWGGQIGFSPATGNPTGLIFPSSAVVTGGSSINIQNPGLNGTPNFAVDLPAAVGTGNGAGVGFMFGSAGGAAQLNLRISALENSGQAKTISAPKVTTLDNSPATISQGVAIPFSQFSAGGVNTTFIEAKLELRVKPHVTSDGSVALVIDATNNQPNPGFTGSNGQPSITKKEAHTQVLVKDGDTTVIGGIYTRATGLNENGVPLLSKIPVLGWFFRHRSEIDTRTELLVFVTPHIVNRSQAIASAASAAPAPSVNP from the coding sequence ATGATTCAACCCCTTCGCCTCACCGTGTACACGGTCGGCGTGGCAGTCCTGGCGACCGCCGGCGCGGCCCACGCGGCGGCGCTCAACGTGGTCCGCGGTCTGGACGTCTCGCGAACCGGCGATGAGACGGTGGTGAGCATCGACGGCAGCCAGTCGCCGATCTACACCGTCTTCAAGCTGGAGAACCCGCGCCGGGTGGTGGTTGACCTGGCGGGCTCCGACCTCTCCGCGGTGCAGGGCACGGCCGCCGGCAAGGGCAGCGTGAAGGAGGTCGCCGCCAGCCAGTTCAGCGACGGCAAGCAGAGCGTCGGCCGGGTGGTGATCGCCCTCGAGGAGGACGCCCGCTACGACGTCGCTGCCGACGGCAACAAGGTGGTGGTGAAGGTCGGCGACCACGGAGCGCCCGCCGCGCCCAAGGTCGAGGCGCCCAAGGCCGAGGCGCCCAAGGCCGACGCCACGCCCGCCCCGGTGGAGAAGCCCGCCGCCGCGCCCCAGCCGGCGGAGAAGCCCGCGGTGGCCGACGCCGCCGCACCCCAGGACTCCGCGGATCCGCACCTGGTGCGCCACGAGGTGCTGGCCAAGACCGTGGAGCACCCCGCCTCGCGCGTGCTGGGCGCCAAGGTGACCCAGAAGAAGGGCTCTACCCGCCTGGACATCGCCACCGACAACGCGGTGGGCACCTACGAGCTCCTCGAGCTGCGCGATCCCTCGCGCCTGGCCATCGACATCAAGGGCGTGAAGGGCGGCGCCAAGCTGAACGTGGCCGCGGCCGGCCCCATCAAGGACGTGCGCGCCGGGAAGCAGACCGACGGCCTGCGCCTGGTGGTCGACACCGAGGAGCTCGCGCCCGGCTCGTACCACATCGAGCGCACCCACAAGGGTCTGGCGGTGGTCTTCGGCGCGCCGGTCGAGGTCGCCAGCGCGACCGTGGCCGCGCCCGCCCCGGTGGCGAGCGGCGCCACGACGGCGCCCAGCAAGCCCGTGGCCGTGAGGGACGTGGCCTTCAAGGGCGATGACAGCAAGGCCGACGTGGCCATCACCGTGCCCCACGGCACCGCCTACGAGCTCACCCACCCCGACGCGCACACCGCGGTGCTGACGATCCGCGGCGCGCAGCTGCCCGGCGGCCTGGAGCGCAGCCTCGACACCAGCGCCTTTGGCGGGCCGGTGAAGATGGTCAGCTCCTTCAACGCCAAGACCCCGGGCGAGGTGCAGCTGGTGGCCACCCTCGACGGCGAGGTGAGCGACGCGGTCACCGAGACGGCGCACGGCCTGCGCTGGGCCTTCGCCGGCTCGAGCGAGCCGGAGATGATGCTCGACGGCGAGAAGGTGGACCTCACCGACGGCGTGGCGCGTGCGGCGGGCATGCAGAGCGAGGCGCCCGCCTATGCGCTCAGCTCGGCCCCGCGCAAGCCCAAGTACACCGGCCGCCGGGTGAGCTTCGAATTCAAGGACATCGACATCCACAACCTGCTGCGCATCATCGCTGAGGTGTCGAAGAAGAACATCATCGTGGGCGATGACGTGACCGGCAAGGTGACCATCCGCCTCCGCAACGTGCCCTGGGACCAGGCCCTCGACGTGATCCTCAAGACCAAGAACCTGGACAAGGAGGAGACGGGCAACATCATCCGCGTGGTGAAGGCCGAGCAGCTCGCGGCTGAGCGCAAGGCGGCGGCGGATCGGCGCCAGCAGGGTGAGGAGAGCGGCGAGCTCAAGCTGCGCCTCATCCCCGTGAACTATGCCGACGCGGGCGAGATGCAGGACCGCGTGAAGGACCTGCTCTCCAAGCGTGGCTCGGTCACGGTGGACAAGCGCACCAACGTCCTCATCGTCAAGGACATCGCCGACTCGCTGGCCCGCGTCGAGGGCCTGGTGCGCACCCTGGATCTTCAGACGCCCGAGGTGCTCATCGAGGCGCGAATCGTGGAGGCCAACTCCACCTTCAGCCGCGAGCTGGGCATCCAGTGGGGCGGTCAGATCGGCTTCTCGCCTGCCACTGGCAACCCCACCGGCCTCATCTTCCCCAGCTCGGCGGTGGTCACCGGCGGTTCGAGCATCAACATCCAGAACCCCGGCCTGAACGGCACCCCGAACTTCGCGGTGGACCTGCCCGCGGCGGTCGGCACGGGCAACGGCGCCGGCGTGGGCTTCATGTTCGGCTCCGCAGGCGGCGCGGCGCAGCTCAACCTGCGCATCAGCGCCCTGGAGAACAGCGGCCAGGCCAAGACCATCAGCGCGCCGAAGGTCACCACCCTGGACAACAGCCCCGCCACCATCTCCCAGGGCGTGGCCATCCCCTTCAGCCAATTCAGCGCTGGCGGCGTGAACACCACCTTCATCGAGGCCAAGCTGGAGCTGCGCGTCAAGCCGCACGTCACCTCGGACGGCTCGGTGGCCCTGGTGATCGACGCCACCAACAACCAGCCGAACCCCGGCTTCACCGGCTCCAACGGCCAGCCTTCCATCACCAAGAAGGAAGCGCACACCCAGGTTCTGGTGAAGGACGGCGACACCACGGTCATCGGCGGCATCTACACCCGGGCCACGGGCCTCAACGAGAACGGCGTGCCCCTGCTCTCCAAGATCCCCGTACTGGGCTGGTTCTTCCGGCACCGCTCGGAGATCGACACCCGCACCGAGCTGCTGGTGTTCGTGACGCCGCACATCGTCAACCGGTCGCAGGCCATCGCCTCGGCTGCCTCGGCCGCGCCGGCGCCCTCGGTGAACCCGTAA
- the efp gene encoding elongation factor P, translated as MADVIDTADFRNGLKIEIDGEPFVIVEFQHVKPGKGSAFVRTRYKSLISGRVLEKNFKSGDKVGRPDIEEKQMQFLYKEGTDYHFMDNKTFEQTFIPEEGLGEAKNYLIENLNASVLFFNGKAIAVDVPNSVDLKVVKCDPGVRGDTVSGAMKPATLQTGYTLNVPLFINEGDVLKIDTRSGEYLTRVSGG; from the coding sequence ATGGCTGACGTCATCGACACCGCCGACTTCCGCAACGGGCTGAAGATTGAGATCGACGGCGAGCCGTTCGTGATCGTGGAGTTCCAGCACGTGAAGCCGGGCAAGGGCTCGGCGTTCGTGCGCACCCGCTACAAGAGCCTCATCTCCGGCCGCGTGCTGGAGAAGAACTTCAAGAGCGGCGACAAGGTCGGACGCCCGGACATCGAAGAGAAGCAGATGCAGTTCCTCTACAAAGAGGGCACCGACTACCACTTCATGGACAACAAGACGTTCGAGCAGACGTTCATCCCCGAGGAGGGGCTGGGCGAGGCGAAGAACTACCTCATCGAGAACCTCAACGCCTCGGTGCTCTTCTTCAACGGCAAGGCCATCGCGGTCGACGTCCCCAACTCGGTGGACCTGAAGGTTGTGAAGTGCGACCCGGGCGTGCGCGGCGACACCGTCTCCGGCGCCATGAAGCCCGCCACCCTGCAGACCGGCTACACGCTCAACGTGCCGCTCTTCATCAACGAAGGCGACGTGCTCAAGATCGACACGCGCTCGGGCGAGTACCTCACCCGCGTCTCGGGCGGGTAA
- a CDS encoding PilN domain-containing protein produces the protein MIRINLLPVKAHRKAEAGRQQLILFALVLVAAIGGNLYVWQQKSATEADKQAQVAKTQQQIAELDKVIAEVKDINKKEDELKTKLGALNKLKAGRAGPVKVLDALQTAMPKKVWLSAVTEAGGAMKIDGVALSQDDLAEFMTALQNVVDTPQGIGRLVAGDNAKESRVELSTDGKVVNLVPSQVTPFFTSVKLGQDQQGSDVAGAKTVKFSLSLAANYSA, from the coding sequence ATGATTCGCATCAACCTACTGCCGGTCAAAGCCCACCGGAAAGCCGAGGCCGGACGGCAGCAGCTCATCCTCTTCGCGCTCGTCCTGGTCGCGGCCATTGGCGGCAACCTCTACGTCTGGCAGCAGAAGTCGGCCACCGAGGCCGACAAGCAGGCCCAGGTCGCCAAGACCCAGCAGCAGATCGCCGAGCTCGACAAGGTCATCGCGGAAGTCAAAGACATCAACAAGAAGGAAGACGAGCTCAAGACCAAGCTCGGCGCGCTCAATAAGCTCAAGGCGGGCCGCGCGGGCCCGGTGAAGGTGCTCGACGCGCTCCAGACCGCCATGCCCAAGAAGGTCTGGCTGTCGGCTGTGACCGAGGCCGGCGGGGCCATGAAGATCGACGGCGTGGCCCTCAGCCAGGACGACCTCGCTGAGTTCATGACCGCACTGCAGAACGTGGTCGACACCCCGCAGGGCATCGGCCGCCTGGTGGCCGGCGACAACGCCAAGGAGTCGCGCGTGGAGCTCTCCACCGACGGCAAGGTGGTGAACCTGGTGCCCTCGCAGGTCACGCCCTTCTTCACCAGCGTGAAGCTCGGCCAGGACCAGCAGGGCTCGGATGTCGCCGGGGCGAAGACGGTGAAGTTCTCGTTGTCGCTGGCGGCGAACTACTCGGCCTGA
- the accC gene encoding acetyl-CoA carboxylase biotin carboxylase subunit, with protein MFEKVLIANRGEIALRVIRACRELGIKTVAVHSTADNESLHVKFADEAICIGPPSSKESYLNIPALLSAAEVTGADAIHPGYGFLSENAEFAEVCKACGVHFIGPRAEMLRLMGNKVRAREAMEAAGLPLLPGARGVLKNEDEAEALAAEIGFPVILKAAAGGGGRGMKIVRERAAVKAGFRTASAEAAAAFSNGDMYLERYVEKPRHIELQIVADEHGNIIHLGERECSVQRRHQKLIEESPSPALTPALRERMGKVAIEAMKKIAYNNVGTIEFILDERGEFYFMEMNTRIQVEHPVTEQVTGVDLVRTQILLAAGEKLQLKQSDVKMQGHAIELRINAEDPVTFAPSPGKITAYNPPGGLGVRVDGMAYEQYKVLPFYDSLIAKLIVTADDRDKAIKRARRALAEYVVEGIRTNIPFHKQLLAHEDFVRGEYDTRIVERLLSAQTGPHVRAAVASPP; from the coding sequence ATGTTCGAGAAGGTGTTGATTGCGAACCGAGGCGAGATCGCGCTCCGCGTGATCCGCGCGTGCCGCGAGCTGGGCATCAAGACGGTGGCCGTTCACTCCACCGCCGACAACGAGAGCCTGCACGTGAAGTTCGCCGACGAGGCGATCTGCATTGGCCCGCCGAGCTCCAAGGAGAGCTACCTCAACATCCCCGCGCTGCTCAGCGCCGCCGAGGTCACCGGCGCCGACGCCATCCACCCCGGCTACGGCTTCCTCTCCGAGAACGCCGAGTTCGCCGAGGTGTGCAAGGCGTGCGGCGTGCACTTCATCGGCCCGCGCGCCGAGATGCTGCGGCTGATGGGCAACAAGGTCCGCGCCCGCGAGGCCATGGAGGCGGCGGGGCTGCCGCTCCTGCCCGGCGCGCGCGGCGTGCTCAAGAACGAGGACGAGGCCGAGGCGCTGGCCGCCGAGATCGGCTTCCCCGTGATTCTCAAGGCCGCGGCAGGTGGTGGCGGGCGCGGCATGAAGATCGTGCGCGAGCGCGCGGCGGTGAAGGCGGGCTTCCGCACGGCGTCGGCGGAGGCGGCGGCGGCGTTCAGCAACGGCGACATGTACCTCGAGCGCTACGTGGAGAAGCCGCGCCACATCGAGCTGCAGATCGTCGCCGACGAGCACGGGAACATCATCCACCTGGGCGAGCGCGAGTGCAGCGTGCAGCGCCGGCACCAGAAGCTCATCGAAGAGAGCCCGAGCCCCGCGCTCACCCCGGCCCTGCGCGAGCGCATGGGCAAAGTGGCCATCGAAGCGATGAAGAAGATTGCCTACAACAACGTGGGCACCATCGAGTTCATCCTGGATGAGCGCGGTGAGTTCTACTTCATGGAGATGAACACCCGCATCCAGGTGGAGCACCCGGTGACGGAGCAGGTCACGGGCGTGGACCTGGTGCGCACGCAGATCCTGCTGGCCGCGGGCGAGAAGCTGCAGCTCAAGCAGAGCGACGTGAAGATGCAGGGTCACGCCATCGAGCTGCGCATCAACGCCGAGGACCCGGTCACCTTCGCGCCGAGCCCCGGCAAGATCACCGCGTACAACCCGCCGGGCGGCCTGGGCGTGCGCGTGGATGGCATGGCCTACGAGCAGTACAAGGTGCTGCCGTTCTACGACTCGCTCATCGCCAAGCTGATCGTCACCGCAGACGATCGCGACAAGGCCATCAAGCGGGCGCGTCGGGCGCTGGCGGAGTACGTGGTCGAGGGCATCCGCACAAACATCCCCTTCCACAAGCAGCTGTTGGCGCACGAGGACTTCGTGCGGGGCGAGTACGACACCCGCATCGTGGAGCGGCTGCTCAGCGCGCAGACGGGGCCGCATGTTCGCGCGGCGGTCGCGTCGCCGCCGTAA
- a CDS encoding tetratricopeptide repeat protein, whose protein sequence is MDKNKIIEAATKFVQKGQYDKAIKEYLKLLEADPKDSRILQKIGELYQKKGDNAEAANYFLKVGESYTADGFFLKAVAVYKQVLKLDDKRTDVNLKLAELYQQLGLMSDAMAQLQIVSSVYEKNGDNQASLDLLKRMVELDPDNIASRIKLAELYARDNIQTEAVNEFTRAATYLKRNNRVDDYIKVAERLVFLDPNNTELARELAQIYLAKQDTKRALAKLQLCFKADPRDIETLNLLAQAFLELGQTSKTVSVYKELAKIYDETDKVDEERAVWEKIREIAPDDPEAQNHLAPPEAAQAAAAPAASQAAASAKSGNTGVGPAPTGPLSPEQITKLLTETDVYVKYGLHDKALDHLKKVFAADPNNLDGHDKAYALAKASGQHQRAEEELATVIRLAIDAGDYDRARGRLQNLLESNPGHAEVAGFLEVLGSAMPVEEEVDDSILIDSAEAEVVEEAGAEIEAEPVSDEALEVASGGDEEVIASHDDGMLATADEALVPEEEPPMEVSQGSIEFSHSAGDDEALVAAADPGDEQLTSAEADPYAPADELVSDVVAESSGTFDLITTAEDEALAAATAVPDEELVAGSGEVSADEVVAAADDDEGAQSTVQYTGNVNDLLADAGINADEVMAGGDEVFAVPSEDEAERDTGEITSEHSALVVEEPAGVLDDAPVAAADDEDFEPEQDGATRVVNLADLAKADQKVTAVKLTAAPPEALRTSAQMPAARPTTKPGANVAGPARNETRPTIAAAKPARPPSAPARPVAPPEPEDTGDAAGDELEEASFFIAQGDLETARDILETVQLAFPNNARAKELMAELEAAEQGASAASEPEATAPMSADQSFDLAAELAEELGDTGGEAESQPLQPGEDGFQIAHEDVFAEFKKGVSKVVKPEDGDTHYDLGIAYKEMGLTMDAVGEFEQAIVAFAGKAREIDCYGSIGVCKRELGDDEGAIDAYKTAMALPHITPEATKAMLYETGATYESMNEPKKALSAYQKVVALDPKYRDAAACVARLKEKGIVAEESHNGVHLNGKKGGGSNGTPQASSSTSRPPSGGGGGGGGKPTTRKIGYV, encoded by the coding sequence ATGGACAAGAACAAAATCATCGAGGCGGCAACCAAGTTCGTCCAGAAGGGGCAGTACGACAAGGCCATCAAGGAATATCTCAAGCTCCTCGAGGCCGACCCCAAGGACAGCCGCATCCTCCAGAAGATCGGCGAGCTGTACCAGAAGAAGGGCGACAACGCCGAGGCCGCCAACTACTTCCTCAAGGTCGGCGAGAGCTACACGGCGGATGGCTTCTTCCTCAAGGCCGTCGCCGTCTACAAGCAGGTCCTCAAGCTCGACGACAAGCGCACCGACGTCAACCTCAAGCTCGCAGAGCTGTACCAGCAGCTCGGCTTGATGAGCGACGCCATGGCGCAGCTGCAGATCGTCTCGTCGGTCTACGAGAAGAACGGCGACAACCAGGCCTCCCTCGACCTGCTCAAGCGCATGGTCGAGCTGGATCCCGACAACATCGCCTCGCGCATCAAGCTCGCCGAGCTCTACGCCCGCGACAACATCCAGACCGAGGCGGTGAACGAGTTCACCAGGGCGGCCACGTACCTCAAGCGCAACAACCGCGTCGACGACTACATCAAGGTCGCCGAGCGCCTGGTCTTCCTCGACCCGAACAACACCGAGCTCGCGCGCGAGCTGGCGCAGATCTACCTCGCCAAGCAGGACACCAAGCGCGCCCTGGCCAAGCTCCAGCTCTGCTTCAAGGCCGACCCGCGCGACATCGAGACCCTGAACCTGCTCGCCCAGGCGTTCCTGGAGCTGGGCCAGACCTCGAAGACGGTGAGCGTCTACAAGGAGCTCGCCAAGATCTACGACGAGACGGACAAGGTCGACGAGGAGCGCGCGGTCTGGGAGAAGATCCGCGAGATCGCGCCCGACGATCCCGAGGCCCAGAACCACCTCGCGCCGCCCGAGGCTGCCCAGGCCGCCGCGGCCCCCGCAGCGTCGCAGGCCGCTGCGTCGGCCAAGAGCGGCAACACCGGCGTGGGCCCGGCGCCCACCGGGCCGCTCTCGCCCGAGCAGATCACCAAGCTGCTCACCGAGACCGACGTCTACGTGAAGTACGGGCTCCACGACAAAGCGCTCGACCACCTGAAGAAGGTCTTCGCGGCGGATCCCAACAACCTCGACGGCCACGACAAGGCCTACGCCCTGGCCAAGGCCAGCGGGCAGCACCAGCGCGCCGAGGAGGAGCTGGCCACGGTGATCCGCCTGGCCATCGACGCCGGCGACTACGACCGCGCCCGGGGGCGGCTGCAGAACCTGCTGGAGTCCAACCCCGGCCACGCTGAAGTCGCGGGCTTCCTCGAGGTGCTGGGCAGCGCCATGCCCGTCGAGGAAGAGGTCGACGACAGCATCCTCATCGACTCCGCCGAGGCGGAGGTCGTGGAAGAGGCCGGCGCGGAGATCGAAGCCGAGCCGGTGTCCGACGAGGCCCTGGAGGTGGCGTCGGGTGGCGACGAGGAGGTCATCGCCTCGCACGACGACGGCATGCTCGCCACCGCCGACGAGGCGCTGGTGCCCGAGGAAGAGCCGCCGATGGAGGTGTCGCAGGGCTCCATCGAGTTCTCGCACTCGGCCGGCGACGACGAGGCCCTGGTGGCCGCCGCAGATCCGGGCGACGAGCAGCTCACCTCCGCCGAGGCCGACCCCTACGCGCCCGCAGACGAGCTGGTGTCCGACGTGGTGGCCGAGAGCTCGGGCACGTTCGATCTCATCACCACCGCCGAGGACGAGGCGCTGGCTGCCGCGACCGCCGTGCCCGACGAGGAGCTGGTGGCGGGCTCCGGCGAGGTCAGCGCCGACGAGGTGGTGGCCGCCGCCGACGACGACGAGGGCGCGCAGAGCACGGTGCAATACACCGGCAACGTGAACGACCTGCTGGCCGACGCGGGCATCAACGCCGACGAGGTGATGGCCGGCGGCGATGAGGTCTTCGCGGTGCCCAGCGAGGACGAGGCCGAGCGCGACACGGGCGAGATCACCAGCGAGCACTCCGCGCTGGTGGTCGAGGAGCCCGCGGGCGTGCTGGACGACGCCCCGGTGGCCGCGGCCGACGACGAGGACTTCGAGCCCGAGCAGGACGGCGCCACGCGCGTGGTGAACCTGGCCGACCTGGCCAAGGCGGACCAGAAGGTCACCGCGGTGAAGCTCACCGCCGCGCCGCCCGAGGCCCTGCGCACGTCGGCACAGATGCCCGCCGCGCGTCCGACCACCAAGCCCGGCGCGAACGTCGCCGGCCCCGCGCGAAACGAGACCCGCCCCACCATCGCCGCGGCCAAGCCCGCGCGTCCGCCGAGCGCCCCCGCGCGACCGGTTGCGCCGCCGGAGCCCGAGGACACCGGCGATGCCGCCGGCGACGAGCTCGAGGAAGCGTCGTTCTTCATCGCCCAGGGCGATCTGGAGACCGCCCGCGACATCCTGGAGACGGTGCAGCTCGCCTTCCCCAACAACGCCCGCGCGAAGGAGCTCATGGCCGAGCTCGAGGCGGCGGAGCAGGGCGCCAGCGCCGCGAGCGAGCCCGAGGCCACCGCGCCCATGTCCGCCGACCAGAGCTTCGATCTGGCGGCGGAGCTGGCCGAGGAGCTGGGCGACACCGGCGGGGAAGCGGAGTCGCAGCCGCTGCAGCCTGGAGAAGACGGCTTCCAGATCGCCCACGAGGACGTCTTCGCGGAGTTCAAGAAGGGCGTGTCCAAGGTCGTCAAGCCCGAGGACGGCGACACCCACTACGACCTGGGCATCGCCTACAAGGAGATGGGCCTGACCATGGACGCGGTGGGCGAGTTCGAGCAGGCCATCGTGGCCTTCGCCGGCAAGGCCCGGGAGATCGACTGCTACGGCTCCATCGGCGTGTGCAAGCGCGAGCTCGGCGACGACGAGGGCGCCATCGACGCCTACAAGACCGCGATGGCGCTCCCGCACATCACGCCCGAGGCCACCAAGGCCATGCTCTACGAGACGGGCGCCACCTACGAGAGCATGAACGAGCCCAAGAAGGCGCTCTCCGCGTACCAGAAGGTGGTGGCGCTCGATCCCAAGTACCGCGACGCCGCGGCCTGCGTGGCCCGCCTCAAGGAGAAGGGCATCGTGGCCGAGGAGTCGCACAACGGCGTGCACCTCAACGGCAAGAAGGGCGGCGGCAGCAACGGCACGCCCCAGGCTTCGTCCTCGACGTCGCGGCCGCCCTCGGGCGGTGGCGGCGGCGGCGGCGGCAAACCCACCACGCGCAAGATCGGCTACGTGTAG
- a CDS encoding pilus assembly protein PilP has translation MRRALLTLLLPATLAACGNDAPRPAPKPAAAAPAAPKPAETAAATPAASGDAAPAFVYAYIPSGKRDPFRNPLDELSANDRNGAVIQTACNAPLCKWDLDQLKLVGVVSGMSNPLAMVEDPQGVGYLVRRNSFMGKKGGRVTQIKHDSLVVTEIVRGGDGKPHPNDIPLHLALEQVSAGDQDLLENEGGE, from the coding sequence ATGCGACGCGCACTACTCACCCTCCTGCTCCCGGCCACGCTCGCAGCGTGCGGCAACGACGCGCCGCGGCCCGCGCCCAAGCCTGCCGCCGCCGCGCCGGCGGCGCCCAAGCCCGCCGAGACCGCAGCCGCCACGCCTGCTGCGTCGGGCGACGCGGCCCCGGCCTTCGTCTACGCGTACATCCCCTCGGGCAAGCGCGACCCCTTCCGCAACCCGCTCGACGAGCTCTCGGCCAACGACCGCAACGGCGCCGTCATCCAGACCGCCTGCAACGCGCCGCTCTGCAAGTGGGACCTCGACCAGCTCAAGCTGGTGGGCGTGGTGAGCGGCATGTCGAACCCGCTCGCCATGGTGGAGGACCCCCAGGGCGTGGGCTACCTGGTGCGCCGCAACAGCTTCATGGGCAAGAAGGGCGGCCGCGTCACCCAGATCAAGCACGACAGCCTGGTGGTCACGGAGATCGTGCGCGGCGGCGACGGCAAGCCCCACCCCAATGACATCCCCCTGCACCTGGCGCTGGAGCAGGTCTCTGCCGGCGACCAGGATCTCCTCGAGAACGAGGGCGGCGAGTGA
- the accB gene encoding acetyl-CoA carboxylase biotin carboxyl carrier protein, producing MASTKSGEGKGLRKLQPAAPATSASLRDAAIHPDTLRAIVEVLEGTDITQLDWRRGDERLVLRRGPEVVAHAVAAPAVHAPVAHAAPVQAAPAHAPAPAAAHAPAPAAKAAEHKPGTVVTSPFVGTFYRSPSPDAAAFVEVGAVVRKGQVLCIVEAMKLMNEIEAEAPGKIAEILVENGKTVEFSQPLFRIEPV from the coding sequence ATGGCCAGCACCAAGAGCGGCGAGGGGAAGGGTCTGCGCAAGCTGCAGCCCGCCGCGCCCGCGACGAGCGCCTCGTTGCGCGACGCCGCCATCCACCCCGACACGCTGCGCGCCATCGTGGAGGTGCTCGAGGGCACCGACATCACCCAGCTCGACTGGCGCCGCGGCGACGAGCGCCTGGTGCTGCGCCGCGGGCCGGAAGTCGTGGCCCACGCGGTCGCCGCTCCCGCCGTTCACGCGCCGGTCGCCCACGCTGCGCCAGTGCAGGCCGCGCCGGCCCACGCGCCCGCGCCCGCGGCGGCCCACGCGCCCGCACCCGCCGCCAAGGCCGCCGAGCACAAGCCCGGCACGGTGGTGACCTCGCCGTTCGTGGGAACGTTCTACCGCTCGCCCTCGCCCGACGCAGCCGCGTTCGTGGAAGTGGGCGCGGTGGTGCGCAAGGGCCAGGTGCTGTGCATCGTCGAGGCCATGAAGCTCATGAACGAGATCGAGGCCGAGGCGCCCGGCAAGATCGCCGAGATCCTCGTGGAGAACGGCAAGACGGTGGAGTTCAGCCAGCCGCTGTTCCGCATCGAGCCGGTCTAG
- a CDS encoding type 4a pilus biogenesis protein PilO, with product MNKLIEQLQKTPLPQKVAAIIFLAVGMSVANYFLAIQPLDDSIAALQRKQSELDLEYTQKKTIANNLNSYKQRLEKLEQDLALALTELPQDAQIDELLRQLNDVGKKAGLTITGVLPGEEGSGPQEFIAKIPIAMTVTGSYEEIAVFFESVSKLRRIVNINDITLSTPTTHNEKVVLASKFQATTFRFRPASAKPAAK from the coding sequence ATGAACAAGCTCATTGAACAGCTCCAGAAGACGCCCCTGCCCCAGAAGGTGGCTGCCATCATCTTCCTGGCGGTGGGCATGTCGGTGGCCAACTACTTCCTGGCCATCCAGCCGCTCGACGACAGCATCGCCGCGCTGCAGCGCAAGCAGAGCGAGCTCGACCTCGAGTACACGCAGAAGAAGACCATCGCCAACAACCTCAACAGCTACAAGCAGCGCCTGGAGAAGCTGGAGCAGGACCTGGCGCTGGCGCTCACCGAGCTGCCGCAGGACGCGCAGATCGACGAGCTGCTCCGCCAGCTCAACGACGTGGGCAAGAAGGCCGGCCTCACCATCACCGGCGTGCTGCCCGGCGAGGAGGGCTCCGGCCCGCAGGAGTTCATCGCCAAGATCCCCATCGCCATGACCGTCACCGGTTCGTACGAGGAGATCGCGGTGTTCTTCGAGAGCGTGAGCAAGCTTCGCCGCATCGTGAACATCAACGACATCACCCTGAGCACGCCCACGACGCACAACGAGAAGGTGGTGCTGGCGTCGAAGTTCCAGGCGACCACGTTCCGGTTCCGGCCGGCTTCCGCCAAGCCCGCGGCCAAGTAG